The Streptomyces sp. NBC_01439 genome contains the following window.
TGTCGTTCGCCGCCTACTACCCGAAGGCGTTCTTCCACGTCTTCCTCAACTACGTCAACCTCGGACTCGACTACGAAGCCGACCCCGAGGGCACTCCGCAGCCGATCACTGCCATCCGCTGGATCGACGCGTTCTGCGTCGCGGTCCTCGCCGACAAGACCGAACGGCACGGCGAGGCCTTCCACTTCGCCCGCCTGGCGCCACAGCGGGCCGGCGGGCCCGGGCTCCCGCCGGTGGAGCTGATCAACGGCCTGCTCGCCTACGTCAGCGGGGACATCGGGGTCGAGTACCAGAAGGTCCCGCCCTCCCCGCAGGAGAAGCTCGCCGCTCTCGATGCCGCGCTCGCCCGGATCGCCGACCGGCATGCCCGAGCCGGGGCCGGAGCCGACAGGACCGGGATAGGTGCGGCCGACCCCGCCACCGGTGCGCTGCGCGCCCTGCGCGCGCTGGCCGCCCGGGACCGGGAGGCCTTCGGCGTCGAGCTGGCCGCACTGCTGCTCCCGTACTCCCACTTGGACGACCCCCGGGCCGAACCGCGCACCCTGCTGCCCCTGCTGCCGCTGACGCTGGCCGCGCTCGGCTACCGCCGCGAGGGCTGGCGGCCGCCGGTCGAGTCGGGGTACCTCCCCCGGGCGCTGGTCACCGGTTTCGAGACCCCGCCGCCGCGCGTGGGACCGTACGGGCGCGAGCGGCGTGCGGACGCCGTAGCGGCGCTGGCCAAGGGCCCGCTGGTCGTCGAGCGTCCTGAGATGCCGGATGCTGCGGGGCACGCCGACCGTGTGGTGCGCGCGCTGCACGAGGCCGTCCGTACGGGGGGCGCGTCCGAGGCCTCCGCCCGCACGGACCGCCCGCTCGGCCCCGGAAACTGGTACGAGGCCGTGGAGCACGCCCTGATCACCGGAAGCCGCGCGGAGCTCGCCCCGCTCGTCCTCAGCGGTCCCACCGCCCTGGAAGAAGACCGTTCCGCGTACGCCTCGTACCGGCAGGCCCTGCACGACTACCTGCGGGGGGAAGACCCGGAGCCCGCCACGGACCGGGCCGTCGCCGACGTCGAGCGGGCCAGGGATTGGGGCTTCCTGCCGGCTCCGGCCGTGCTCTTCTCCCAGCTGGTGGAGGGCGACGAGGAGAGCTTCAACCTGGCCCTGGCCGATGCCCTGGAGGCCCACCGGGACTACTACTCGGTGGGCGACCGGCTCTACGGCGCCGGGGCCGACGCCGCGGTGGACTTCGACATCCTGGCCCTGGCCTGCCACGCGCGCCGCCGGGGCTGGCGCATCCGCGTCCACTCGCCCTACCTGCCGGAGAGCCTGCTGGGAGCGGCGCAGCCGTTCTGAGCACACGCGTTCTGAGCGCAGCCGCTCCGAGCGCCCAGACCGGGCCGACCCGCCCCTCAGGCCGGGAAGGCCCGCTCGAAGGCCTCGCGGGTGGTGGGGTCGCGGTCGAGGATGCCGAACACGACCAGCTCGAAAACCCCTGCGAACCGGTCCGCGAGCAGTCCCCGGAAGGCCTCGGCCACCTGGGCCGGGTCGTTCTGGAACACTCCGCAGCCCCAGGCGCCCAGCACCAGCCGCCGGTACCCGTGCAGCGTCGCCACCTCCATGACGAGCTCCGCGCGCCGCGCCAGCGCCGCCGGGATCTCGGCGGTGCGCTCGGGCTCCTGCCGCCGGATGGTGCCGGCGTTGGGCGCGGGCGAGGTGAGGAAGCCGACCCGGAACGGGTTCTCCAGCAGATCGCCCCGGTCGTCCCGGAACACCGGGACCCCGGGCGAGTGAATCACCCGGTCGGTGTAGAAGGTGCTCCGCTCCGCGCGGTGCACCTCGTAGTACTCCGGGGCTTCGAGCAGGGTCTCGTACAGGGCCGAGGCGCGGCACAGCGCCTCTTCCTGAGCCTTGGCCCCGCGGACGTAACCACCCCCGGGATTACGGGCCGAGGCGAAGTTCAGGACCGCAACGGGAGAGGGGTCCGGGTGGGTCGGGATGGCGGTCGCGAGCCTGCGGGCGGCAACGGTGCTGCTCTCACCAGTGACCTCGATGGCGGTCGCGCGGCCGCCGGAAGCGATCTCCCCATCTGGAATGACCCGGTTTGGTCCATATATCCTGGTTCCGGCCTTGGCTTCCGCCAGGGCGGCGGCCAGCGGAACCTGCCGTCCCGACCGCGTCCGGTACTCGCCGGCCGCCAGGATCTCCGCGTTCTCCCGCGCGATCTCGCGCAATCTGCTGCTCACGCCGCCATCTTCCGCACCGCGATTCCCGGCGGCAAAGGGTTTTGTGCCCCGAGGAGGGGTAGGCACGGGTGATGTCACGACCGACGACAGGAGACGAGGACCCGGTCATGCCCCAGGACCCATCCGCTCCGCCACCGCCACCGCCACCGCCACCTCCACCCTCGCCCGGCCCGACCCCCGTGCCCTCGATCAGCGAGACGCAGGCCGAGGACCTGATCCACGGCATCTGTTTCAAGACCGGGCCGCCGCGCCTCATCGGCGCCGAACTCGAATGGCTGGTCCTGGACGCCGAGCGCCCGGAGCAGCCCCTGCCCCCCGAGCGGCTACGGGCCGCCCACACCGCGGCCGGCGCCCTGCCCCTGCACTCGCGGGTGACCGTCGAACCGGGCGGCCAGCTCGAACTCAGCTCGGCCCCTTCCACCTCCCTCAGCGGCTGTGTGGACGACCTGCAGACCGACCTCACCGCCGTCCGCGCCACCCTGCTGGCCCAGGGCCTGGTCCTGCGCGGACTCGGCCGCGACCCCCGCCGCCCGTACCGTCGGCTGCTCAGCAACCCGCGCTACGACGCCATGGAGGCCTACTTCGACCGCACCGGCCCGGCCGGGCGCGCCATGATGTGCGCCTCCGCCTCCGTGCAGGTCTGCGTCGACGCCGGGTACGAGGAGCCGGGCGTGCTCGGCCACGGCCGGCGCTGGCGGCTCGCGCACCTGCTGGGTGCGGTCCTGGTGGCCGCCTTCGCCAACTCCCCCGCGCACGAGGGCCCGTACGCCGGTTGGCGCTGCGCCCGGCAGGGGATCTGGAGCGACCTGGACACCCGGCGCGCGCTCGCCCCGCCGCTGGACGCGGAACCCCGCACCGCGTGGACCCGACAGGCCCTGGACACCGAGGTGATGTGCGTCCGGTCCTCCGAGGACGACGGCCCGTGGGAGACCCCGCCCGGCACGACCTTCCGCGACTGGCTGCGCACGGACGGACACCCCGCGCTGCGGCCGCCCACCGCCGAGGACCTCGACTACCACCTGACCACGCTCTTCCCGCCGGTCAGGCCGCGCGGCCACCTGGAGCTGCGGATGATCGACGCCCAGTCCGGCGATGACGGCTGGCTGGTGCCGGTGGCCGTCGTGCACGCGCTGTTCGACGATCCGGAGGCCACCGAGACCGCGTACCGGGTGGCCAAGGCGCTGGCCGACTCCTACGGCGGCCATCCCGCGCCCCTCAATCCGCTCTGGCGGTCGGCCGCCCGGCACGGCCTGGCCGATCCGGAGCTGCGCGCGTCCGCGAAGGCCTGTTTCCGGGCCGCCGTCGAGGCCCTGCCCCGGCTCGGCGCGAGCACGCACGTCCGGGACACGGTCGGCGCCTTCACCGAACGCTACGTACTGCGCGGCCGATGTCCGGCCGACGACGCATCCGCACAGGTGCTCACCGGAAAAGGGGTCCGCCGATGACCACCGGATCACCCTCCCCGTCCGTTTCCGGCTCCCGTCTGCGGGAGCGGGCGGCCGCCGCCCTGACCGCGGCACGGATACGCACGGCCGGCCTCACCGACGCCGTGACCGACGAGGACCTCACCGCCCAGCACTCCCCGCTCATGTCGCCGCTGGTCTGGGACCTGGCGCACATCGGGAACCAGGAGGAGCTCTGGCTGCTCCAGCGCGTCGCCGGACGCGAGTCGATGCGCCCCGAGATCGAGCCGCTCTACGACGCCTTCCAGCACCCCCGCGCCGAGCGGCCCAAGCTGCCGCTGCTCGGGCCCGCAGAGGCCCGCCGGTACGCGGCCGACGTGCGCGGCCGCGTCTTCGACCTGCTGGAGAAGACTCCGTTGGAGGGCAGCACGCTCCTCGACGACGGATTCGCCTTCGGGATGATCGCCCAGCACGAGCAGCAGCACGACGAGACCATGCTGATCACCCATCAACTCCGCCGGGGCGCACCCGTGCTGGCTGCCCCGGAGCCGGACGGCCCCTACGATCCACCGCTCGCCGCCGAAGTCCTCGTCCCCGGTGGCCCGTTCACGATGGGCACCTCCGCCGAGCCGTGGTCGCTGGACAACGAGCGCCCGGCACACGTCCGGGACACCGCGCCCTTCTGGATCGACACGGTTCCCGTGACCAACGGCGCGTACCTGGCGTTCATCGCCGACGGCGGCTACCGCGATCCGCGCTGGTGGGCGGCGCCGGGCTGGGAACAGATCCGCGAGCACTCCATCGAGGCCCCGCTGTTCTGGCACCGGGAGGCCGGCCAGTGGCTGCGCCGCCGCTTCGGGGTGATCGAGCCGGTGCCCGAAGAAGAACCGGTTCTGCACGTCAGCTGGTACGAGGCAGACGCCTACGCCCGCTGGGCGGGGCGGCGGCTGCCCACGGAGACCGAGTGGGAGAAGGCCGCCCGGCACGACCCCGCGACCGGCCGCTCCACCCGCTACCCGTGGGGCGACGCCGACCCGACCCCCGCACACGCCAACCTCGGGCAGCGCCACCTGCGCCCGGCGCGCGCGGGCAGCTATCCGGCCGGGGCCTCCCCGCTCGGGGTGCGCCAGCTGATCGGCGACGTGTGGGAGTGGACCTCCTCCGACTTCCTGCCGTACCCCGGCTTCCGCGCCTTCCCGTACCGGGAGTACTCGGAGGTGTTCTTCGGCCCGGAACACAAGGTGCTGCGCGGCGGCTCCTTCGCCGTGGACCCGGTGGCCTGCCGGGGCACCTTCCGCAATTGGGACCTTCCGGTGCGGCGGCAGATCTTCTCCGGCTTCCGGACCGCGAGGGACGTCTGATGTGCCGTCATCTGGCCTATCTGGGGCCGGCCGTGGCGCTCGGGGAGCTGCTGGTCGAGCCGGAGCACTCGCTGGTGCGCCAGGCCTGGGAGCCCCGCCGCCAAGTCTCCGGGACGGTCAACGCCGACGGCTTCGGCATCGGCTGGTACGCGGAAGGGGACCCGGCGCCCGCCCGCTACCGGCGGTCCGGGCCGATCTGGGGCGACCTGGCCTTCACCGATCTCGCCCGGGTGGTCCGCAGCGGGGCGGTGCTGGCCGCCGTGCGGGACGCCACGGACCCCGGGGCCGACGGAGAGGCGGCCGCCGCCCCGTTCGCGGACGGGCCGTGGCTGTTCAGCCACAACGGCTCGGTGCGGAACTGGCCCGGGTCCGCCGCCCCGCTCGCGGCCGGGCTACCGCCCGCAGAACTGCTCCGCTTGGCCGCGCGCACCGACTCGGCGCTGGTCTGGGCACTTGTCCTGCACCGGCTGCGGGCCGGGGACGACCTGGGTACGGCGCTCGCCGAGCCGGTCCGGGAGCTGGCCTCGGCGGCTCCCGGCTCCCGGTTGAACCTGCTGCTCACGGACGGCGCCACGATCGCCGCGACGGCCTGGGGCGATTCGCTCTGGTACCTGGCCGACGCGGAGCAAGGGCGCACCGTGGTGGCCTCCGAGCCGTACGACGACGACACCCGGTGGCGCGAAGTGCCCGACCGGACCCTGCTGACCGCCACCCGCACCAGGGTCGAACTGACCCCGCTCAAGGAGAACTCCCTGTGAACGACTTTCAGTTGACCCGGACGCTCGACGAGCACGCCGCGGAGACGGCACTGCGTGCGGATGTGCAGCACGGACTGACGCACTCGCCGAAGGTGCTGCCTCCCAAGTGGTTCTACGACGCGCGGGGCAGTGAGCTCTTCGAGGAGATCACCCGGTTGTCCGAGTACTACCCGACGCGCGCGGAACGGGAGATCCTGCTGGAGCGGGCGCGGGAGATCGCCACCGAGAGCGGCGCCCGCACCCTGGTGGAGCTGGGATCCGGCTCCTCGGAGAAGACCCGGCACCTCATCGAGGCGATGCCCGCGCTGGACACGTACGTGCCGGTGGACGTGAGCGAGAGCGCGCTGCGGGGGGCGGCCGAGACGCTGCTGGCGGAGCATCCGGGATTGCGGGTGCACGCCCTGCTGGCCGACTTCACGCGCGCGCTGCAACTGCCCGACTCGCCCGGGCCCCGGCTGGTGGTGTTCCTGGGCGGCACGATCGGCAACCTGCTGCCGCCGGAGCGCGCGGTGTTCCTGGCGTCCGTACGGGCGATGCTGTCGCCCGGGGACGCGCTGCTGATGGGGACGGACCTGGTGAAGGACGAGGCCGTACTGGTGGCGGCGTACGACGACGCGCGGGGGGTGACGGCCGAGTTCAACAAGAACGTGCTGGCCGTCATCAACCGGGAACTGGGGGCGGACTTCCACACGGCCGACTTCGCGCACGTGGCGGTGTGGAACGAGGAGCAGGAATGGATCGAGATGCGGCTGCGGGCCCGGTCGGAACTGGTGGTGAAGATCCGGGCGCTGGATCTGGTGGTGCCGTTCGCGGCGGGTGAGGAGATCCTGACGGAGGTCTCCGCGAAGTTCCGTCAGGAGGGCGTGCGCAAGGAGCTGGCGGCGGCCGGACTGGAACTGACCCAGTGGTGGACGGACGCGGCGGGCCGGTTCGCGCTGTCCCTGTCGGTGGCCGACGGGGTGGCCGGCTGAGCGGGTATGCCCGGTAGCGGATCCGGGGCGGGGTTGGCGGCCCGCGTCCCGACGACGGCCCGCTGAGCCGCCGCCGCAAGGTCCCGCCGGTGCGCGTACCGGCCCGGCGGGATCCGCGGCAGCAACCTGATCTCGGCCCGCACCCCACGGGCCCGGGCGATCCGCCACAGCGAGGCGGTCAGCGGGTCGTCCCCGACGAAGGCGGGCGCCCCGGCCCGGTTCCCGTCGCGGCGAAGGTAGGTGAGCCGCAGCGGTTGTACGGGGACGCGCGCGTCGAGGGCCGCCTGGAAGGCGGCCCTGCGGAACGTCCCCTGGGCCCGCCCGCACCACGTGGAGCCCTCGGGGAAGACGGTGACCCGGTCCCCGGCCAGCAGTGCGCCGGTGATGGTCCCGACGGTGGCGGGCAGGGCGCGGATCCGGTCGCGCTCGATGAACAGGGTGCCGGCCCGTCCGGCGAGGCGGCCGAGCACCGGCCAGGCCCGGATGTCGCTCTTGGCCAGCATCCGGCAGGGCAGCGCGGCGGCCACCAGCGGGATGTCCAGCCAGGAGATGTGGTTGGCGACCAGCAGCCGGCCGCCGTCCGGACCCGGGCTGCCGTGCACGGTGATCCGGATGCCGAAGGCCCGTACGAGCGCGGCCGACCAGGCTCGTACCACCGTGTGCCGGGGGCCGGCCGGCAGCAACCGGACCGGTGGGGCGCCCAGGATCCCCAGCAGGATCAGGGCGACGGCGGCGGCGAGTCGGACCACCGCCCGGGGAACGCTCGCAGTGCCCCCCTCGTGCCCGGCGCAGGCCTCGGGGGTGCAGGGCGAGGTGGGCAGCCAGACGCTCATGCGCCCGGGACGAGCGAGCGGAAGTGCTTGAGGTAGCGCGGGTTGGTCCGGCGCAGGGACAGCAGGACGTACAGGTCGGCGCAGCCGAACTCGGCGTCGAGGGCGGGCTCGCCGCACACCCAGGCGCCGAGTCGGAGGTAGCCGCGCAGCAACGGCGGCAGCTCCATGCGGTCGGGGAAGGCGATGCCCTCGGGGCTCCAGGGGAGGTGGGGGGTAACGCGGTACTCCTCCGGGGCGAGGCTGCGGGTCAGGGCGGTCTCCCGGGTGGCGGCGGCCAGGACCCCGCCGTCGGCGAGCGGTATCGAGCAGCAGCCGGCGAGCCAGTTGTGCCCGGTGCGGTCCATGTAGTGGGCGAGGCCGGCCCAGATGAGGGCGATGACGGCGCCGTTGCGGTGGTCGGGGTGGACGCAGGAGCGGCCGACTTCGACGAGGTCGGGGCGGATGGGGGCGAGGGCCGAGAGGTCGAATTCCCCCTCGGAGTAGAGGCGGCCGGCGACGGCGGCGCGCTCCGGGGGCAGCAGCCGGTAGGTGCCGACGACCTGCTCGGCCTCCTCGTCGATGACGAGGAGGTGGTCGCAGTAGGCGTCGAAGGCGTCGGCGTCGAGGCCGGGCTCGGGCCCGTCCAGGCGGGCGCCGAGCTCGCCGACGAAGACCTGGTGGCGCAGCCGCTGGGCGGCGCGGACCTCGTCCTCGTCGCGGGCGAGGCGGACGGCGTAGCGAGGGCCGTCGAACGTCGCGCCGGGCGTCGGGTTCCGGTTCCCGGCGGGGGCGGGGCGGGTGGCCGGTGCCGCCGAGGGGGACGGCTGCGGCGCGCTGAGGGGGGACGGGGACAGGGGTGCGATCGTCATGGCGGCTCCTGATCCGGGCACGGAGGGCCGGGCCCGCAGGTGCGTGGCCTGGCTCCTTTACTTCTTCCGTGACCGGCTGGATTCGACATGACCGCTCTGCGGCCCTTGGATGTGCGGACGCTGAACTCGGCGGTACCCCCGTCCTGGCGGTACCCCCGTCCCGGCGGTGGCCCCTTCCCGGCGGTGGCCCCTTCCCGGCGGTGGCCGGGCGCCGGCTCAGCGGTCGGAGCTGAGGACCTTGCCGATCTCCTCGGAGGCGGCCCGGGCGGCCTGCTTGGGGTCCCGGCCGGTGAGCACGGCCGTCATGAAGGGCTTGATCGGGTTCTTCGCCTCGACTTCGGCCCAGCGGGCGGAGGTGGGGGTGGCGCGGCCCTGGGCGGCGCCGGGGGCCATGGCGGCCGCACCCTCGTTGCCCTCGACGACGCGCGCGAGGGTGGTCTTGTTGGGGACGTAGCTCATCGTGCGGGCGAGTTCGGTCTGCCACTTCTCGCTGACGAGGGCCGTGATCACGTCCACTGCGCCCTTCCGCTGCCCGGTCCGCGCCGGGATGATCAGGTCCGAGCCGCCGGTGAAGACGGCCCCCGCCTTGTCGGAGGTCTTGCCGGGGATCGGGAAGAAGCCGAGCTTGCCCTTCAGGGCGGGGTTGGCCGCCTCGATCTCGGCGGCCTGACTGGGCGGGGCGATGATCTGGGCGACACGGCCACGGGCGAAGACCTGCGACTGCGGGGGCGTCTCCTCGTCGGCGCCCTTGGGGCCGTCGCCGAGGGCCTGGAGCTGCTTGTAGAAGTCCATGCCGGCCAGGGCCTTGTCGTCGTCGAGCGCGCCGACCCACTTGCCGTTGGTCTCGACGGCGAGTTCGCCGCCCTCGTCCCAGATGAAGCCGGCGAGCGCGTACCAGTTCTGCCCCGCGAGGTAGATGCCCTGCTGGTCGCCCTTGTCGAGCTTCTGGGTGACTTGTATCCACTCCTGGCGGTTCTTGGGCGGGGCCTTGATGCCGGCGCTCGCGAAGAGGTCCTTGTGGTAGATGACCACCCGGTTGGCGGCGTACCAGGGGACACCGTACTGGGCGCCGTTGATGGTTCCCGGGTCGGCGAGGCCCTTGAGCCAGTCCTTGCTGCCCCATTCGCGCAGGCCTTCGAGGGTGAGCTCTTCGAGTCCGCCGGTCTCGATGTACGTGGCGACCTGGGTGTTGCCGACCTCGATGACGTCGGCCCTCTCCTTGCTCGTGCCGTTGAGGACGGCGTTGACCTTGTCGCCGATGCCCGTCCACTCCTGGATCTTGACGTCCAGGTCGATGCCGGGGTGCTCCGTCTCGAACTCCGCGGTGAACTCACCGATGAAGTCGTCCGATGCGCTGCCCTTCATCAGCCAGAGCGTGACCTTCTGCGACCCTCCGGCCGGGTCGGCCGACCGGCTGCAGCCCGTGAGGGCGGTAGCGGCCGCGAGGGCCGTGCACACGGCGAAGAAGCGCATCTTCAAGAGGGTCACCTTCTGGGCTCGGTCTCAGATGGCTCGAAATTGGCATAGACCAATAGGCCGGTCAAGGGTCTTTCGCTCGGGATTGTTCGCCCAAAGTTCGCGGACCCGCCCTTACTGGGGCACCGTAGAACCAGGCAAAAGCCACCCAGTGTCGGGAGACCTCCATGTCCAATCACACGTACCGGGTGACCGAGATCGTCGGCACCTCCCACGAGGGCATCGATCAGGCCATCCGCAACGGGATCGCCCGGGCGGGCCAGACCGTGCGGAACCTGGACTGGTTCGAGGTGGTTCAGGTACGCGGCCACATCGAGAACGGGGAGATCGCCCACTACCAGGTGGGACTCAAGGTCGGCTTCCGCCTCGAGGGCGAGGACTGAGCCCCGGGCCGGGGGCCCCGATGCCCGAGCCCCCCGGTCACCTCAAGTCCGTCCGTCGACCTCCTGGGCGGACTGCAGCTCGGGCGCGTCCGCGGCCCAGTCGGCCAGGACCACCCGGAAACCGGCGGCGCGGGCAGTCTGGCAGACCAGCTCGTCGTCGTCGACGAGCATCCGCACCTCGCGGCCCCGGGAGACCCGCCGCAGCACCTCGATCTTCGTCTTGCGCGCCGGCCGCCGGTCCTGGTTGCCGCGCATGAACAGCCGCCCCTCGGGCAGACCGTGCCGGGCGAGCCAGTCGAGCGTGTCCGCGCGGCATCGCTCGGGGCGCCCGGTCAGGTAGACCACCTCGCATTCGGCCGCGCTCTCCACGGCCAGCGCGACCCCGCGCCCGAGCGGCGGATCGGCCGGGGCGGCGGCGAAGAAGCCGGTCCAGTCCCGGGGGCGGCGCTCCAGGAAGTGCTGGCGATGACCGGTGTCCGCCAGGGTGTTGTCGATGTCGAAGACGGCCAGCGGCCGGGTGGCGTGCTCACTCATCCCGCCAGCGTAGGAGAGGCGTACGGGGAATCCTCACGGCCGCCGGGCGTTGAGTCCTGTGTGATCCGAAAACTCTCGATACTCGACCGCTCGCGTACCCGCCAGGGCCACCCGGCCCCACAGGCCCTGCGCGACACCGTGGAGTTGGCCCGGGCGGCCGAGGAGCTCGGCTACCACCGCTTCTGGGTCTCGGAGCACCACAGCGTTCCGGGCGTCGCGGGCTCGGCGCCGACGGTGCTGGCCGCCGCCGTCGCCGGAGCGACGCACCGGATCCGGGTCGGCACGGGCGGAGTCATGCTGCCCAACCACCAGCCGATGGTGGTGGCGGAACAGTTCGGGGTCCTGGAGTCGCTGTTCCCCGGCCGGATCGACATGGGCCTCGGGCGTTCGGTCGGCTTCACGGGCGGCATCCGGCGGGCGCTGGGCCGCGACACCGCAGACGCCGACCGCTTCGAGGAACAGCTGACCGAGCTGCTGGGTTGGCTCGACGGCACCCAGCGGGCCCACCCCGAAGTGCACGCCCGTCCCGCCGAGGGGCTGCGGATCCCGGCCTACGTCCTGGCCACCGGGGAGGGGGCCCGGATCGCCGCCCGGGCGGGGCTGCCGCTGGTGGTGGGCGACCTGCGGGCCCTCGGCCGGGTGAGCGAGATCGTCCGGGCGTACCGCGAGGAGTTCCGGCCCTCCGCCCCGGGCGCGCGGCCGTACGTCGTGGTCTCGGGCACGGTCGCGGTCGCCGCCACCGAGGAAGCGGCCCGCCGCATCCTGGTCCCGGAGGCCTGGGCCCTCGCGCACTCCCGCACCCGGGGCGCCTTCCCGCCGCTGCGCCCGGCGCAGGAGATCGAGGCGCTGGAGATGACCCCGAAGGAACGCGAGCTCTACGAGGACGCCCTCGTCGGCCACCTCCACGGCACGGAGGACCAGGTGGCGGCGCAGCTGTCGGAGGTCGCGGACCGGACCGGCGCGGACGAACTGCTGGTCACCACCTCCACGTACGACCGCACGGCGCTGCTGGACTCCCACGCGCGCCTGGCCCGGATCGCGGGCCTGTGAAGGCGAGCCTTTAAAATAGGACGAATGCACCAGCCCGCCGGTACCCCTGCCCCTCCCCCCGCGTCCCTCGACCCCTACGTACGGGTCCGGGGCGCCCGGGAGCACAATCTGCGCGGCGTCGACGTGGACATCCCGCGCGACGCGCTGACCGTGTTCACCGGGGTCTCCGGCTCCGGGAAGAGCTCGCTCGCCTTCGGCACGCTCTACGCCGAGGCCCAGCGCCGGTACTTCGAGTCCGTGGCCCCCTACGCCCGGCGCCTGATCCACCAGATCGGCGCGCCGAAGGTGGACTCGGTCACCGGGCTGCCACCGGCGGTCTCGCTGGAACAGCGCCGCTCCTCCCCCGGTTCGCGCTCCTCGGTCGGCACGGTGACCCTGCTGTCCAACTCCCTGCGGATGCTGTACTCGCGGGCTGGGACCTATCCGCCGGGTTCGGAGCGGCTCGACTCCGACGCCTTCTCGCCCAACACCGCGACCGGAGCCTGCCCGTCCTGCCACGGGCTCGGTCGGATCCACCGCACCAGCGAGGAACTCCTCGTCCCCGACCCGGAGCTGTCGATCCGTCAAGGCGCGATCGCCGCCTGGCCGGGCGCCTGGCAGGGCAAGAACCTGCGGGACGTCCTGGAGACCCTCGGCCACGACGTGGACCGGCCCTGGCGGGAGCTACCGGCGAAGGACCGCGAGTGGATCCTGTTCACCGAAGAACAGCCGGTGGTGACCGTGCACCCGGTGCGGGAGGCCGAGCGGATCCAGCGGCCCTACCAGGGCACGTACATGAGCGCCCACCGCTACGTCATGCGGACCTTCGCCGACAGCAAGAGCGCCGCCCTGCGCGCCCGCGCCGAGAAGTTCCTCGCCGACTCGCCGTGCCCGGTGTGCGAGGGCCGGCGGCTGCGCCCGGAGGCCCTCGCCGTCACCTTCGCCGGGCGGACCATCGCGGAGCTGGCGGCGCTGCCACTGAGCGACCTGGACGACGTACTGGCCTCCGCAGCCCTGGACGGGGAGGCGGCGCGGGTGCTCGCCGAGGACCTGCGTTCCCGGATCGGGCCCGTCACGGAGCTGGGGCTCGGCTACCTGAGCCTGGACCGGACGGCGCCGACCCTGTCGGCGGGCGAGCTGCAGCGGCTGCGGCTGGCGACGCAACTGCGGTCGGGGCTGTTCGGGGTCGTGTACGTGCTGGACGAACCGTCGGCGGGGCTGCACCCGGCCGACACCGAGGCGCTGCTCGGCGTACTGGACCGGCTGAAGGAGGCCGGGAACACGGTCTTCGTCGTGGAACACCATCTCGATGT
Protein-coding sequences here:
- a CDS encoding extracellular solute-binding protein — its product is MKMRFFAVCTALAAATALTGCSRSADPAGGSQKVTLWLMKGSASDDFIGEFTAEFETEHPGIDLDVKIQEWTGIGDKVNAVLNGTSKERADVIEVGNTQVATYIETGGLEELTLEGLREWGSKDWLKGLADPGTINGAQYGVPWYAANRVVIYHKDLFASAGIKAPPKNRQEWIQVTQKLDKGDQQGIYLAGQNWYALAGFIWDEGGELAVETNGKWVGALDDDKALAGMDFYKQLQALGDGPKGADEETPPQSQVFARGRVAQIIAPPSQAAEIEAANPALKGKLGFFPIPGKTSDKAGAVFTGGSDLIIPARTGQRKGAVDVITALVSEKWQTELARTMSYVPNKTTLARVVEGNEGAAAMAPGAAQGRATPTSARWAEVEAKNPIKPFMTAVLTGRDPKQAARAASEEIGKVLSSDR
- a CDS encoding phosphatase domain-containing protein; its protein translation is MSEHATRPLAVFDIDNTLADTGHRQHFLERRPRDWTGFFAAAPADPPLGRGVALAVESAAECEVVYLTGRPERCRADTLDWLARHGLPEGRLFMRGNQDRRPARKTKIEVLRRVSRGREVRMLVDDDELVCQTARAAGFRVVLADWAADAPELQSAQEVDGRT
- a CDS encoding GNAT family N-acetyltransferase — its product is MTIAPLSPSPLSAPQPSPSAAPATRPAPAGNRNPTPGATFDGPRYAVRLARDEDEVRAAQRLRHQVFVGELGARLDGPEPGLDADAFDAYCDHLLVIDEEAEQVVGTYRLLPPERAAVAGRLYSEGEFDLSALAPIRPDLVEVGRSCVHPDHRNGAVIALIWAGLAHYMDRTGHNWLAGCCSIPLADGGVLAAATRETALTRSLAPEEYRVTPHLPWSPEGIAFPDRMELPPLLRGYLRLGAWVCGEPALDAEFGCADLYVLLSLRRTNPRYLKHFRSLVPGA
- a CDS encoding LLM class flavin-dependent oxidoreductase translates to MIRKLSILDRSRTRQGHPAPQALRDTVELARAAEELGYHRFWVSEHHSVPGVAGSAPTVLAAAVAGATHRIRVGTGGVMLPNHQPMVVAEQFGVLESLFPGRIDMGLGRSVGFTGGIRRALGRDTADADRFEEQLTELLGWLDGTQRAHPEVHARPAEGLRIPAYVLATGEGARIAARAGLPLVVGDLRALGRVSEIVRAYREEFRPSAPGARPYVVVSGTVAVAATEEAARRILVPEAWALAHSRTRGAFPPLRPAQEIEALEMTPKERELYEDALVGHLHGTEDQVAAQLSEVADRTGADELLVTTSTYDRTALLDSHARLARIAGL
- a CDS encoding excinuclease ABC subunit UvrA; protein product: MHQPAGTPAPPPASLDPYVRVRGAREHNLRGVDVDIPRDALTVFTGVSGSGKSSLAFGTLYAEAQRRYFESVAPYARRLIHQIGAPKVDSVTGLPPAVSLEQRRSSPGSRSSVGTVTLLSNSLRMLYSRAGTYPPGSERLDSDAFSPNTATGACPSCHGLGRIHRTSEELLVPDPELSIRQGAIAAWPGAWQGKNLRDVLETLGHDVDRPWRELPAKDREWILFTEEQPVVTVHPVREAERIQRPYQGTYMSAHRYVMRTFADSKSAALRARAEKFLADSPCPVCEGRRLRPEALAVTFAGRTIAELAALPLSDLDDVLASAALDGEAARVLAEDLRSRIGPVTELGLGYLSLDRTAPTLSAGELQRLRLATQLRSGLFGVVYVLDEPSAGLHPADTEALLGVLDRLKEAGNTVFVVEHHLDVVRHADWLVDVGPLAGEHGGQVLHSGPPQDLAGVAGSATARHLFAAREPAAAPRQVRAATGTVRLAGVDRHNLRALDATFPLGVFTAVTGVSGSGKSTLVGQVLAREVGERLAEADFPVRRLVEVDQKPIGRTPRSNLATYTGLFDVVRRLFTAAPEARARGWKAGRFSFNVPGGRCETCQGEGFVSVELMFLPSTYAPCPECAGARYNAETLEVRYQGLSIAEVLALTVESAAGFFADAPAAARSLRALEEIGLGYLWLGQPATELSGGEAQRIKLATELQRLRRDHTLYLLDEPTTGLHPADVRVLLRQLHGLVDAGHSVVVVEHDMEVVAGADWVIDLGPGGGTAGGRVVAAGTPSEVASAPGSRTAPYLARALGSGQGVAPRG
- a CDS encoding dodecin, whose product is MSNHTYRVTEIVGTSHEGIDQAIRNGIARAGQTVRNLDWFEVVQVRGHIENGEIAHYQVGLKVGFRLEGED
- a CDS encoding lysophospholipid acyltransferase family protein produces the protein MSVWLPTSPCTPEACAGHEGGTASVPRAVVRLAAAVALILLGILGAPPVRLLPAGPRHTVVRAWSAALVRAFGIRITVHGSPGPDGGRLLVANHISWLDIPLVAAALPCRMLAKSDIRAWPVLGRLAGRAGTLFIERDRIRALPATVGTITGALLAGDRVTVFPEGSTWCGRAQGTFRRAAFQAALDARVPVQPLRLTYLRRDGNRAGAPAFVGDDPLTASLWRIARARGVRAEIRLLPRIPPGRYAHRRDLAAAAQRAVVGTRAANPAPDPLPGIPAQPATPSATDRDSANRPAASVHHWVSSSPAAASSLRTPS